ACAAAGTTCACAAAGAAACACTAAGCTTGACTAATTACGGAACTTCAACATTATTCAAAATTTCTTCAACAATACTTTCCGATGAACGCTCTTCCGCTTCGGCTTCGTACGTCAAACCAATTCTATGGCGAAGAACATCCATTGCAATTGCGCGAACATCTTCGGGAATTACATAACCGCGACGTTTGATAAATGCGTACGCTTTCGATGCGAGCGCGAGATTGATACTTGCACGTGGTGATGCTCCGTAACTAATCAGCGAAGAAACTTTTTCCATTTTGTACTCTTTTGGATTACGCGAAGCAAAAACAATATCAAGAATGTAGCGCTCGATTTTTTCGTCCATATAAATTTCACCGACAACACCACGCGCGTGAAGAATTTGTTTCGGGTCAACAACTTTTTTAATATCGGCAACAACTCCGTTCACATTTTGCCGCATTACTAACAATTCTTCTTCTTTCGCAGGATACGTGATTTTCAATTTCAACATAAAGCGGTCAACTTGCGCTTCGGGAAGTGGATACGTTCCTTCCTGCTCAATCGGATTTTGCGTTGCAAGAACAAGAAACGGCTCAGGAAGTTTAAACGTATCTTCACCAATCGTTACTTGCCGTTCTTGCATTGCTTCGAGCAAAGCACTTTGCACTTTTGCCGGCGAGCGATTGATTTCATCAGCAAGAATAAAGTTTGCGAAAATCGGTCCGCGTTTTGTTTCGAATCGCGTTTCCTTTTGATTGTAAATAAGCGTTCCAATCAAATCGGCGGGAAGCAAATCCGGCGTAAATTGAATGCGCTGAAACTTTGCGTCAATGCAAGAAGCGAGCGATTTCACCGCAAGAGTTTTTGCTAATCCCGGAACACCTTCGAGTAATATATGTCCGTTGGAAAGCAAACCGATGAGTAATCGCTCCACCATGTATTTTTGCCCGATAATAGACTTTCCGATTTCCATCGTGAGCAAATCTACAAATGCGGATTCTTGTTTTATTTTTTCGTTAAGTTGTTGAATGTCTTTCACCATATACTTTGTATTAGTACTATAAAAAAATTTAATGAAAAAGATACAAAATTCAATGAATACGATAAACAGAAATTTAATTTTAAAAAGTTCCACTTCTGTTTGAATCTTTAAAAAAAAATTTCCATTTTTTGTTTCAAATTTTTTACACAACAAAAAAATGTTATTCTCTATGAACAACCGAATCATTTCCGCTATTATTTTTATACTAATCTATTCACAATTACTTTTGGGAGGCGCAATGAAAACTCCTATAAAAAAACAACTACCTTTAGATATAATTCCAAACGTTGAACTGAAATCACCTTTGGACAGTGAATTTCTTCCCGATAGAATAATAATAAAACTTATGCCAGAAATTATCGCTCCCACAACGAAAACTGCATTTGGCATTACAACTCTCGATATTGCTTTATCACATCTTTCCGGCGTAACTGTAGAAAAAATGTTTTCACATTCTCCTTTCCTCAAAAAAGAAGGCGATGTAGATATCTCGAAATTTTATGTTGTAAAATATTCATCTCCAGATAATCCTTTTGCACTTGCAAAAGAAATTTCACTATTGGATGAAGTTCAATTTGCTGAACCCTGGTTTATTTACAAAGTAAATTATACTCCCAACGACCCATCGTTCGGCCTTCAATGGGGATTGACAAAAGTTAAAGCACAGCAAGCATGGGATATTTCGCAAGGAGACACCAGTGTAGTTATTGGCATTGTTGATTCCGGCGTTGAATGGACACACCAGGATTTATCAGTAAATATTTGGAATAATCCGAACGAAATTCCAAACAATAATATAGACGATGATAATAACGGTTATGTCGATGATATACACGGATGGGATTTTGCTGGAGCGCAATGGCAAAACATACAGGGAGACAATAATCCTTCGCCAATGGGTTCCAATAATTCGCACGGAACACATGTAGCAGGAATTGCTTCTGCAACAACAGATAATGCTATTGGTGTTGCAGGAATGGGATTTAAGTGTAAAATACTTCCCGTTAAATGCTCTGCAGATAATGATACACGCGCTCCCGGCGGAGTCGGCTATATACTAACAGGATATCAGGGAATTGCTTACGCTGCAATGATGGGAGCAGATGTTGTCAATTGTAGTTGGGGAGGTTCAGGCGGTTCGCAAACAGAGCAAGACCTCATCAATTTTGCTACACAGCAAGGAACACTTATTTGTGCAGCTGCTGGAAATGATGGAACTAGCGGTTTCTTTTCACCTGCGGGTTATCAAAATGTTATTGGTGTGGGGGCTACAGACCAAAATGATACGAAAGCGAGTTATTCCAACTACGGCGAAGTTGTTGATGTTTGCGCTCCCGGTTCGTCAATATACAATACGATTTATCCGAATACGTATAC
The sequence above is a segment of the Ignavibacteria bacterium genome. Coding sequences within it:
- a CDS encoding AAA family ATPase, translated to MVKDIQQLNEKIKQESAFVDLLTMEIGKSIIGQKYMVERLLIGLLSNGHILLEGVPGLAKTLAVKSLASCIDAKFQRIQFTPDLLPADLIGTLIYNQKETRFETKRGPIFANFILADEINRSPAKVQSALLEAMQERQVTIGEDTFKLPEPFLVLATQNPIEQEGTYPLPEAQVDRFMLKLKITYPAKEEELLVMRQNVNGVVADIKKVVDPKQILHARGVVGEIYMDEKIERYILDIVFASRNPKEYKMEKVSSLISYGASPRASINLALASKAYAFIKRRGYVIPEDVRAIAMDVLRHRIGLTYEAEAEERSSESIVEEILNNVEVP